Proteins from a single region of Macaca thibetana thibetana isolate TM-01 chromosome 4, ASM2454274v1, whole genome shotgun sequence:
- the TUBE1 gene encoding tubulin epsilon chain isoform X2, which produces MTQSVVVQVGQCGNQIGCCFWDLALREHAAVNQKGIYDEAISSFFRNVDTRVVGDGGSISKGKICSLKARAVLIDMEEGVVNEILQGPLRDVFDTKQLITDISGSGNNWAVGHRVFGSLYQDQILEKLRKSAEHCDCLQCFFIIHSMGGGTGSGLGTFLLKMLEDEFPEVYRFVTSIYPSVEYHLYPLFLIASLLMFFPQKSLFDIISKIDLMVNSGKLGTTVKPKSLVTSSSGALKTRHKKPFDAMNNIVANLLLNLTSSARFEGSLNMDLNEISMNLVPFPQLHYLVSSLTPLYTLTDVNIPPRRLDQMFSDAFSKDHQLLRADPKHSLYLACALMVRGNVQISDVRRNIERLKPSLQFVSWNQEGWKTSLCSIPPVGHSHSLLALANNTCVKPTFMELKERFMRLYKKKAHLHHYLQVEGMEESCFTEAVSSLSALIQEYNQLDATKNMPVQDLPRLSIAM; this is translated from the exons ATGACACAGTCGGTGGTCGTACAGG TCGGCCAGTGCGGAAACCAGATCGGCTGCTGCTTCTGGGACCTGGCACTAAGGGAGCACGCCGCGGTCAACCAG aaaggaATTTATGATGAGGCAATAAGCAGCTTCTTTAGAAATGTAGACACCAG agTGGTTGGTGATGGTGGAAGTATTTCCAAGggaaaaatatgttctttaaaagCACGA gctGTCTTGATTGATATGGAAGAAGGGGTAGTGAATGAAATTCTGCAGGGACCACTGAGAGATGTATTTGATACGAAACAGCTGATCACTGATATTTCTGGCTCAGGAAATAATTG GGCTGTGGGTCACAGAGTTTTCGGCAGTCTTTACCAAGACCAGATTTTAGAGAAACTCAGAAAGTCGGCAGAGCATTGTGATTGTTTGCAGTGTTTCTTTATAATACATTCCATGGGAGGAG GAACAGGATCTGGACTTGGcacatttcttttaaagatgCTTGAAGACGAATTCCCAGAAGTATACAGATTTGTGACTTCCATTTATCCTTCTG tAGAATATCATCTATATCCACTCTTCTTAATAGCTTCTCTCCTGATGTTTTTCCCTCAAAAGTCTTTATTTGACATCATTAGCAAAATCGACCTCATGGTGAATTCTGGAAAGTTGGGTACAACTGTGAAGCCAAAGAGTCTGgttacttcaagttctggggcTTTAAAAACGCGGCATAAGAAGCCCTTTGATGCAATGAATAACATTGTGGCAAATTTGCTGCTCAACCTAACGAG CTCTGCAAGATTTGAAGGATCCCTTAATATGGACCTTAATGAAATCAGCATGAATTTAGTTCCTTTTCCTCAACTTCATTATCTCGTGTCAAGCCTAACACCTCTGTATACACTTACAGATGTTAACATTCCTCCTAGAAG ATTGGATCAGATGTTTTCAGATGCCTTTAGTAAAGACCACCAGCTGCTTCGGGCGGACCCCAAACACAGTCTTTACCTTGCCTGTGCGCTCATGGTTAGAGGAAATGTACAAATTTCAGATGTTCGTAGAAATATTGAAAG attAAAACCATCTCTACAATTTGTCTCCTGGAATCAAGAAGGCTGGAAGACCAGCCTGTGTTCCATACCTCCTGTGGGCCATTCTCATTCTTTATTAGCTTTAGCAAATAACACATGTGTGAAGCCCACCTTCATGGAACTGAAGGAGAGATTCATGAGGCTCTACAAGAAAAAG gcTCACCTTCATCACTATCTACAAGTTGAAGGGATGGAagaaagctgtttcacagaagcTGTGTCATCTTTATCAGCACTCATACAGGAATATAACCAACTGGATGCCACAAAAAACATGCCTGTGCAAGATTTACCCAGACTAAGCATAGCTATGTaa
- the TUBE1 gene encoding tubulin epsilon chain isoform X3 — MTQSVVVQVGQCGNQIGCCFWDLALREHAAVNQKGIYDEAISSFFRNVDTRVVGDGGSISKGKICSLKARAVLIDMEEGVVNEILQGPLRDVFDTKQLITDISGSGNNWAVGHRVFGSLYQDQILEKLRKSAEHCDCLQCFFIIHSMGGGTGSGLGTFLLKMLEDEFPEVYRFVTSIYPSEYHLYPLFLIASLLMFFPQKSLFDIISKIDLMVNSGKLGTTVKPKSLVTSSSGALKTRHKKPFDAMNNIVANLLLNLTSSARFEGSLNMDLNEISMNLVPFPQLHYLVSSLTPLYTLTDVNIPPRRLDQMFSDAFSKDHQLLRADPKHSLYLACALMVRGNVQISDVRRNIERLKPSLQFVSWNQEGWKTSLCSIPPVGHSHSLLALANNTCVKPTFMELKERFMRLYKKKAHLHHYLQVEGMEESCFTEAVSSLSALIQEYNQLDATKNMPVQDLPRLSIAM; from the exons ATGACACAGTCGGTGGTCGTACAGG TCGGCCAGTGCGGAAACCAGATCGGCTGCTGCTTCTGGGACCTGGCACTAAGGGAGCACGCCGCGGTCAACCAG aaaggaATTTATGATGAGGCAATAAGCAGCTTCTTTAGAAATGTAGACACCAG agTGGTTGGTGATGGTGGAAGTATTTCCAAGggaaaaatatgttctttaaaagCACGA gctGTCTTGATTGATATGGAAGAAGGGGTAGTGAATGAAATTCTGCAGGGACCACTGAGAGATGTATTTGATACGAAACAGCTGATCACTGATATTTCTGGCTCAGGAAATAATTG GGCTGTGGGTCACAGAGTTTTCGGCAGTCTTTACCAAGACCAGATTTTAGAGAAACTCAGAAAGTCGGCAGAGCATTGTGATTGTTTGCAGTGTTTCTTTATAATACATTCCATGGGAGGAG GAACAGGATCTGGACTTGGcacatttcttttaaagatgCTTGAAGACGAATTCCCAGAAGTATACAGATTTGTGACTTCCATTTATCCTTCTG AATATCATCTATATCCACTCTTCTTAATAGCTTCTCTCCTGATGTTTTTCCCTCAAAAGTCTTTATTTGACATCATTAGCAAAATCGACCTCATGGTGAATTCTGGAAAGTTGGGTACAACTGTGAAGCCAAAGAGTCTGgttacttcaagttctggggcTTTAAAAACGCGGCATAAGAAGCCCTTTGATGCAATGAATAACATTGTGGCAAATTTGCTGCTCAACCTAACGAG CTCTGCAAGATTTGAAGGATCCCTTAATATGGACCTTAATGAAATCAGCATGAATTTAGTTCCTTTTCCTCAACTTCATTATCTCGTGTCAAGCCTAACACCTCTGTATACACTTACAGATGTTAACATTCCTCCTAGAAG ATTGGATCAGATGTTTTCAGATGCCTTTAGTAAAGACCACCAGCTGCTTCGGGCGGACCCCAAACACAGTCTTTACCTTGCCTGTGCGCTCATGGTTAGAGGAAATGTACAAATTTCAGATGTTCGTAGAAATATTGAAAG attAAAACCATCTCTACAATTTGTCTCCTGGAATCAAGAAGGCTGGAAGACCAGCCTGTGTTCCATACCTCCTGTGGGCCATTCTCATTCTTTATTAGCTTTAGCAAATAACACATGTGTGAAGCCCACCTTCATGGAACTGAAGGAGAGATTCATGAGGCTCTACAAGAAAAAG gcTCACCTTCATCACTATCTACAAGTTGAAGGGATGGAagaaagctgtttcacagaagcTGTGTCATCTTTATCAGCACTCATACAGGAATATAACCAACTGGATGCCACAAAAAACATGCCTGTGCAAGATTTACCCAGACTAAGCATAGCTATGTaa
- the TUBE1 gene encoding tubulin epsilon chain isoform X1, whose translation MTQSVVVQVGQCGNQIGCCFWDLALREHAAVNQKGIYDEAISSFFRNVDTRVVGDGGSISKGKICSLKARAVLIDMEEGVVNEILQGPLRDVFDTKQLITDISGSGNNWAVGHRVFGSLYQDQILEKLRKSAEHCDCLQCFFIIHSMGGGTGSGLGTFLLKMLEDEFPEVYRFVTSIYPSGEDDVITSPYNSILAMKELNEHADCVLPIDNQSLFDIISKIDLMVNSGKLGTTVKPKSLVTSSSGALKTRHKKPFDAMNNIVANLLLNLTSSARFEGSLNMDLNEISMNLVPFPQLHYLVSSLTPLYTLTDVNIPPRRLDQMFSDAFSKDHQLLRADPKHSLYLACALMVRGNVQISDVRRNIERLKPSLQFVSWNQEGWKTSLCSIPPVGHSHSLLALANNTCVKPTFMELKERFMRLYKKKAHLHHYLQVEGMEESCFTEAVSSLSALIQEYNQLDATKNMPVQDLPRLSIAM comes from the exons ATGACACAGTCGGTGGTCGTACAGG TCGGCCAGTGCGGAAACCAGATCGGCTGCTGCTTCTGGGACCTGGCACTAAGGGAGCACGCCGCGGTCAACCAG aaaggaATTTATGATGAGGCAATAAGCAGCTTCTTTAGAAATGTAGACACCAG agTGGTTGGTGATGGTGGAAGTATTTCCAAGggaaaaatatgttctttaaaagCACGA gctGTCTTGATTGATATGGAAGAAGGGGTAGTGAATGAAATTCTGCAGGGACCACTGAGAGATGTATTTGATACGAAACAGCTGATCACTGATATTTCTGGCTCAGGAAATAATTG GGCTGTGGGTCACAGAGTTTTCGGCAGTCTTTACCAAGACCAGATTTTAGAGAAACTCAGAAAGTCGGCAGAGCATTGTGATTGTTTGCAGTGTTTCTTTATAATACATTCCATGGGAGGAG GAACAGGATCTGGACTTGGcacatttcttttaaagatgCTTGAAGACGAATTCCCAGAAGTATACAGATTTGTGACTTCCATTTATCCTTCTGGTGAGGATGATGTCATAACCTCACCTTATAATAGCATCTTGGCAATGAAGGAACTTAATGAGCATGCAGACTGTGTGTTGCCCATTGACAATCAA TCTTTATTTGACATCATTAGCAAAATCGACCTCATGGTGAATTCTGGAAAGTTGGGTACAACTGTGAAGCCAAAGAGTCTGgttacttcaagttctggggcTTTAAAAACGCGGCATAAGAAGCCCTTTGATGCAATGAATAACATTGTGGCAAATTTGCTGCTCAACCTAACGAG CTCTGCAAGATTTGAAGGATCCCTTAATATGGACCTTAATGAAATCAGCATGAATTTAGTTCCTTTTCCTCAACTTCATTATCTCGTGTCAAGCCTAACACCTCTGTATACACTTACAGATGTTAACATTCCTCCTAGAAG ATTGGATCAGATGTTTTCAGATGCCTTTAGTAAAGACCACCAGCTGCTTCGGGCGGACCCCAAACACAGTCTTTACCTTGCCTGTGCGCTCATGGTTAGAGGAAATGTACAAATTTCAGATGTTCGTAGAAATATTGAAAG attAAAACCATCTCTACAATTTGTCTCCTGGAATCAAGAAGGCTGGAAGACCAGCCTGTGTTCCATACCTCCTGTGGGCCATTCTCATTCTTTATTAGCTTTAGCAAATAACACATGTGTGAAGCCCACCTTCATGGAACTGAAGGAGAGATTCATGAGGCTCTACAAGAAAAAG gcTCACCTTCATCACTATCTACAAGTTGAAGGGATGGAagaaagctgtttcacagaagcTGTGTCATCTTTATCAGCACTCATACAGGAATATAACCAACTGGATGCCACAAAAAACATGCCTGTGCAAGATTTACCCAGACTAAGCATAGCTATGTaa
- the TUBE1 gene encoding tubulin epsilon chain isoform X4, with product MSAKVCGNELDRELLGGKDHVVTFHIYPSAFALHVMAVLIDMEEGVVNEILQGPLRDVFDTKQLITDISGSGNNWAVGHRVFGSLYQDQILEKLRKSAEHCDCLQCFFIIHSMGGGTGSGLGTFLLKMLEDEFPEVYRFVTSIYPSGEDDVITSPYNSILAMKELNEHADCVLPIDNQSLFDIISKIDLMVNSGKLGTTVKPKSLVTSSSGALKTRHKKPFDAMNNIVANLLLNLTSSARFEGSLNMDLNEISMNLVPFPQLHYLVSSLTPLYTLTDVNIPPRRLDQMFSDAFSKDHQLLRADPKHSLYLACALMVRGNVQISDVRRNIERLKPSLQFVSWNQEGWKTSLCSIPPVGHSHSLLALANNTCVKPTFMELKERFMRLYKKKAHLHHYLQVEGMEESCFTEAVSSLSALIQEYNQLDATKNMPVQDLPRLSIAM from the exons ATGTCAGCTAAAGTTTGTGGTAATGAATTAGATCGTGAATTACTTGGGGGAAAGGACCATGTTGTCACTTTTCACATCTATCCCAGTGCCTTTGCTTTGCACGTAATG gctGTCTTGATTGATATGGAAGAAGGGGTAGTGAATGAAATTCTGCAGGGACCACTGAGAGATGTATTTGATACGAAACAGCTGATCACTGATATTTCTGGCTCAGGAAATAATTG GGCTGTGGGTCACAGAGTTTTCGGCAGTCTTTACCAAGACCAGATTTTAGAGAAACTCAGAAAGTCGGCAGAGCATTGTGATTGTTTGCAGTGTTTCTTTATAATACATTCCATGGGAGGAG GAACAGGATCTGGACTTGGcacatttcttttaaagatgCTTGAAGACGAATTCCCAGAAGTATACAGATTTGTGACTTCCATTTATCCTTCTGGTGAGGATGATGTCATAACCTCACCTTATAATAGCATCTTGGCAATGAAGGAACTTAATGAGCATGCAGACTGTGTGTTGCCCATTGACAATCAA TCTTTATTTGACATCATTAGCAAAATCGACCTCATGGTGAATTCTGGAAAGTTGGGTACAACTGTGAAGCCAAAGAGTCTGgttacttcaagttctggggcTTTAAAAACGCGGCATAAGAAGCCCTTTGATGCAATGAATAACATTGTGGCAAATTTGCTGCTCAACCTAACGAG CTCTGCAAGATTTGAAGGATCCCTTAATATGGACCTTAATGAAATCAGCATGAATTTAGTTCCTTTTCCTCAACTTCATTATCTCGTGTCAAGCCTAACACCTCTGTATACACTTACAGATGTTAACATTCCTCCTAGAAG ATTGGATCAGATGTTTTCAGATGCCTTTAGTAAAGACCACCAGCTGCTTCGGGCGGACCCCAAACACAGTCTTTACCTTGCCTGTGCGCTCATGGTTAGAGGAAATGTACAAATTTCAGATGTTCGTAGAAATATTGAAAG attAAAACCATCTCTACAATTTGTCTCCTGGAATCAAGAAGGCTGGAAGACCAGCCTGTGTTCCATACCTCCTGTGGGCCATTCTCATTCTTTATTAGCTTTAGCAAATAACACATGTGTGAAGCCCACCTTCATGGAACTGAAGGAGAGATTCATGAGGCTCTACAAGAAAAAG gcTCACCTTCATCACTATCTACAAGTTGAAGGGATGGAagaaagctgtttcacagaagcTGTGTCATCTTTATCAGCACTCATACAGGAATATAACCAACTGGATGCCACAAAAAACATGCCTGTGCAAGATTTACCCAGACTAAGCATAGCTATGTaa
- the TUBE1 gene encoding tubulin epsilon chain isoform X5 translates to MEEGVVNEILQGPLRDVFDTKQLITDISGSGNNWAVGHRVFGSLYQDQILEKLRKSAEHCDCLQCFFIIHSMGGGTGSGLGTFLLKMLEDEFPEVYRFVTSIYPSGEDDVITSPYNSILAMKELNEHADCVLPIDNQSLFDIISKIDLMVNSGKLGTTVKPKSLVTSSSGALKTRHKKPFDAMNNIVANLLLNLTSSARFEGSLNMDLNEISMNLVPFPQLHYLVSSLTPLYTLTDVNIPPRRLDQMFSDAFSKDHQLLRADPKHSLYLACALMVRGNVQISDVRRNIERLKPSLQFVSWNQEGWKTSLCSIPPVGHSHSLLALANNTCVKPTFMELKERFMRLYKKKAHLHHYLQVEGMEESCFTEAVSSLSALIQEYNQLDATKNMPVQDLPRLSIAM, encoded by the exons ATGGAAGAAGGGGTAGTGAATGAAATTCTGCAGGGACCACTGAGAGATGTATTTGATACGAAACAGCTGATCACTGATATTTCTGGCTCAGGAAATAATTG GGCTGTGGGTCACAGAGTTTTCGGCAGTCTTTACCAAGACCAGATTTTAGAGAAACTCAGAAAGTCGGCAGAGCATTGTGATTGTTTGCAGTGTTTCTTTATAATACATTCCATGGGAGGAG GAACAGGATCTGGACTTGGcacatttcttttaaagatgCTTGAAGACGAATTCCCAGAAGTATACAGATTTGTGACTTCCATTTATCCTTCTGGTGAGGATGATGTCATAACCTCACCTTATAATAGCATCTTGGCAATGAAGGAACTTAATGAGCATGCAGACTGTGTGTTGCCCATTGACAATCAA TCTTTATTTGACATCATTAGCAAAATCGACCTCATGGTGAATTCTGGAAAGTTGGGTACAACTGTGAAGCCAAAGAGTCTGgttacttcaagttctggggcTTTAAAAACGCGGCATAAGAAGCCCTTTGATGCAATGAATAACATTGTGGCAAATTTGCTGCTCAACCTAACGAG CTCTGCAAGATTTGAAGGATCCCTTAATATGGACCTTAATGAAATCAGCATGAATTTAGTTCCTTTTCCTCAACTTCATTATCTCGTGTCAAGCCTAACACCTCTGTATACACTTACAGATGTTAACATTCCTCCTAGAAG ATTGGATCAGATGTTTTCAGATGCCTTTAGTAAAGACCACCAGCTGCTTCGGGCGGACCCCAAACACAGTCTTTACCTTGCCTGTGCGCTCATGGTTAGAGGAAATGTACAAATTTCAGATGTTCGTAGAAATATTGAAAG attAAAACCATCTCTACAATTTGTCTCCTGGAATCAAGAAGGCTGGAAGACCAGCCTGTGTTCCATACCTCCTGTGGGCCATTCTCATTCTTTATTAGCTTTAGCAAATAACACATGTGTGAAGCCCACCTTCATGGAACTGAAGGAGAGATTCATGAGGCTCTACAAGAAAAAG gcTCACCTTCATCACTATCTACAAGTTGAAGGGATGGAagaaagctgtttcacagaagcTGTGTCATCTTTATCAGCACTCATACAGGAATATAACCAACTGGATGCCACAAAAAACATGCCTGTGCAAGATTTACCCAGACTAAGCATAGCTATGTaa